Proteins encoded within one genomic window of Nordella sp. HKS 07:
- a CDS encoding ABC transporter ATP-binding protein, with protein MLSLSPDTDRLDGAPSRDRQPPLLRLRGLSKVYGQLTAVQPLDLDIDSRDFVAMLGPSGCGKTTLLRMIGGFVAPTTGTIEIAGNDVTALGPERRPTNMVFQGYGLFPHMNVAQNIGYGLRLQKMPKGEIDARVGETIALVQLADLANRGIDQLSGGQQQRVALARALVMRPKVLLLDEPLAALDLKLRQAMQEELRRIHHEIGGTFVFVTHDQSEALGLANRIAVMRDGRLEQVGTAQEIYASPETRFVSTFIGEANLLPGRRSNGTVILAAGPQFSEAGVDGEISVVVRPENLLALAPGETAEMVLDGEVRDVVYLGSHVKYKVAVRGGSEMIVHARPDRMPASRAGEKMRIGWLRRHHRIVSA; from the coding sequence ATGCTTAGCCTGTCGCCAGATACGGATCGCCTGGACGGGGCGCCGTCCCGTGACCGCCAGCCACCGCTCTTGCGCTTGCGCGGGCTCTCGAAAGTTTACGGCCAGCTTACCGCCGTTCAGCCTCTGGATCTCGACATCGACTCGCGTGATTTCGTTGCCATGCTCGGTCCTTCCGGCTGCGGCAAGACCACACTCTTGCGAATGATTGGCGGTTTCGTCGCGCCGACGACCGGAACGATCGAGATTGCCGGCAACGATGTAACCGCGCTTGGGCCAGAGCGGCGACCGACCAACATGGTGTTTCAGGGCTACGGGCTCTTTCCGCACATGAATGTCGCCCAGAATATCGGCTATGGATTGCGCCTGCAGAAAATGCCCAAGGGCGAAATCGATGCGCGTGTCGGCGAAACGATCGCCCTGGTGCAATTGGCCGATCTCGCCAATCGCGGGATCGACCAGCTTTCGGGCGGCCAGCAGCAGCGCGTCGCCCTGGCGCGGGCGCTCGTCATGCGCCCCAAAGTTCTGTTGCTTGACGAGCCGCTCGCCGCACTCGATCTCAAGCTCCGTCAGGCGATGCAGGAGGAATTGCGCCGCATTCACCATGAGATCGGCGGCACTTTCGTCTTCGTCACTCATGATCAGAGCGAAGCGCTGGGTCTTGCCAACCGGATCGCGGTGATGCGCGATGGCAGGCTGGAGCAGGTGGGAACGGCCCAGGAGATCTACGCCTCGCCAGAGACCCGTTTCGTCTCGACCTTCATCGGTGAGGCTAATCTGCTTCCCGGCCGCCGCAGCAACGGAACGGTAATCCTCGCAGCGGGGCCCCAGTTCTCCGAAGCGGGAGTGGATGGCGAAATTTCAGTCGTCGTCCGCCCCGAAAACCTGCTGGCGCTGGCACCCGGAGAGACGGCGGAAATGGTTCTCGACGGCGAAGTACGTGATGTCGTCTATCTGGGCTCGCATGTGAAATACAAGGTCGCTGTGCGCGGCGGCAGCGAGATGATCGTGCATGCCCGGCCGGATCGAATGCCGGCAAGCCGGGCGGGCGAGAAGATGCGGATAGGCTGGCTGCGACGCCATCACCGGATCGTCAGCGCATGA
- a CDS encoding SMP-30/gluconolactonase/LRE family protein has protein sequence MKNYRIVNRDVRCVVDSRDKIGEGVFWCPQEQAAYWLDVPMPSVLHRFVPSTGRHDSWPMPEMITAMAKRADGSLLVASQGGINFFDPKTGKLNRKVAPEADQPLNRSNDGAPDARGRFWMGTMMNNLGPAGEDMPITAASGALWCIQPDLSARKVISDIKITNGVVWNPQSSVLYVADSALQIIYAYDFDLERGTVANRREFSAIKDLGYPDGAAVDSEGYLWSARWEGHCVARLAPDGTVDQVVTIPAVQVTSCAFGGADLKTLYVTSAHQGLRPELAARYPQQGSLFAFEAPVTGLPRPRFAG, from the coding sequence ATGAAAAACTACCGGATCGTTAACCGAGACGTACGTTGTGTCGTCGATTCTCGCGACAAGATCGGCGAGGGTGTGTTCTGGTGCCCTCAAGAGCAAGCTGCCTACTGGCTCGATGTACCGATGCCCTCGGTATTGCACCGCTTCGTTCCTTCGACCGGGCGGCACGATAGCTGGCCCATGCCAGAAATGATCACCGCCATGGCCAAGCGTGCCGACGGTTCACTCCTGGTTGCCTCGCAAGGCGGTATCAACTTTTTCGATCCCAAGACCGGCAAGCTCAACCGCAAGGTGGCGCCTGAAGCCGATCAGCCGCTCAACCGCAGCAATGACGGCGCTCCCGATGCGCGCGGCCGCTTCTGGATGGGAACGATGATGAACAATCTGGGACCAGCGGGAGAAGATATGCCGATCACCGCGGCAAGCGGCGCCTTGTGGTGCATCCAGCCTGACCTGTCGGCGCGAAAAGTGATCAGCGATATCAAAATCACCAATGGTGTGGTGTGGAATCCGCAATCGAGCGTGCTCTATGTCGCCGACTCGGCGCTCCAGATCATCTATGCCTATGATTTCGACCTCGAGCGGGGAACGGTCGCAAACCGCCGCGAGTTTAGCGCCATAAAGGATCTGGGCTATCCAGATGGTGCTGCGGTCGACAGCGAAGGCTATCTGTGGAGCGCGCGGTGGGAGGGGCATTGCGTGGCAAGGCTTGCGCCTGACGGAACGGTCGATCAGGTGGTTACCATTCCGGCGGTGCAGGTGACATCCTGCGCCTTCGGCGGCGCCGATCTCAAGACGCTTTATGTGACGAGCGCACATCAAGGCCTGCGCCCGGAATTGGCCGCGCGCTATCCGCAGCAAGGAAGTCTTTTTGCCTTCGAGGCGCCAGTGACTGGTCTGCCCCGGCCGCGCTTTGCTGGCTGA
- a CDS encoding ABC transporter permease, whose amino-acid sequence MNRPTLPYVLTLPSAIIFLATFVAPFIYFFIISFWMVDFFELTPAATLANYHEIYVKYVPIAAYTVLLSSTTAILTVLVGFLYAFIARFKLAAWADPLLFIVLITMFGGYLMKIYAWKTILGNEGVLNSALMAAGIISTPISALLYSPGAVVVTLLHFALPFAVLPIYAAMRGIKNIEIEVARDLGASQAKAFSTIIVPRCRAGIVTAFSFSFLITAGDYVTPSLVGGKQTMIGNLIAPQFGSMFNWPLGSAMSFIMLAISVLVIWLFSRAMWWWCRI is encoded by the coding sequence ATGAACCGTCCTACCTTGCCCTATGTTCTGACACTGCCCTCGGCAATCATCTTTCTTGCAACTTTTGTCGCGCCCTTCATCTATTTCTTCATCATCAGTTTCTGGATGGTCGATTTTTTCGAGCTGACCCCGGCCGCGACACTGGCGAACTATCACGAGATCTATGTCAAATACGTGCCGATCGCGGCCTATACGGTGTTGCTGTCATCGACCACTGCCATCCTGACCGTTCTTGTCGGCTTCCTCTACGCTTTCATCGCCCGCTTCAAACTGGCCGCCTGGGCCGACCCGTTGCTGTTCATTGTGCTCATTACCATGTTCGGCGGTTACCTGATGAAAATCTACGCGTGGAAGACAATTCTCGGCAATGAGGGGGTCCTCAACTCGGCGTTGATGGCGGCAGGCATTATCTCAACGCCGATCAGCGCCCTTCTCTACAGCCCGGGTGCTGTCGTCGTCACGCTCCTTCATTTCGCCTTGCCGTTCGCGGTTCTTCCCATCTATGCCGCCATGCGTGGCATCAAGAATATCGAGATCGAGGTGGCACGCGATCTTGGTGCCTCGCAGGCGAAAGCCTTTTCGACCATCATCGTGCCGCGTTGCCGCGCCGGCATCGTGACCGCGTTCAGCTTTTCGTTTCTCATTACCGCCGGCGACTATGTCACTCCCTCGCTCGTCGGCGGCAAACAGACGATGATCGGCAATCTGATCGCGCCGCAATTCGGATCGATGTTCAATTGGCCATTGGGATCGGCTATGTCATTCATCATGCTGGCAATCTCGGTTCTGGTCATCTGGCTGTTCAGCCGGGCCATGTGGTGGTGGTGCCGGATATGA
- a CDS encoding PotD/PotF family extracellular solute-binding protein: MNTNHLNFPSLSRRSALKTGFAAAAAAAGLISIRAFAASTVNFLGWQGYDDPVTFDDFAKNKGITLNTTYIGNNDEIITKLRSGGLGQIDIVTPYMGYIPLLAKLDLIQPIDTSRVPNLDKIMPLFRNDPNVNPGGTLHSVPFTWGSGPMMYDPAVYPTPPEAWIDLLKPEYTGKVGMMDDPLGNMMLGARIATDAKLPTLLTPEQLDKVIELLIAMKKQSRAVTVSWGDLADALARGDVSVTYNGWETVQKFAADKGKKIAYTYPKEGTYAWLDNYCIAKDAPNVDAAYELANRCIDVAPQVRLAENAIQAIVNIEAIKQLTPAIKALYPYDSIEDFGKKAGFFAFPRPSLTALIRLSATG, encoded by the coding sequence ATGAATACCAACCATCTGAACTTTCCGTCGCTGTCGCGGCGTTCTGCACTAAAGACAGGCTTCGCTGCTGCCGCGGCGGCCGCAGGTCTTATCTCGATCCGGGCGTTTGCCGCCAGCACGGTCAATTTCCTTGGTTGGCAAGGCTATGATGACCCGGTGACCTTCGATGATTTCGCCAAGAACAAGGGGATCACCCTCAATACCACCTATATCGGCAACAATGACGAGATCATCACCAAGCTTCGCTCCGGCGGTCTTGGCCAGATCGATATCGTAACACCCTACATGGGCTACATCCCTTTGCTCGCCAAGCTCGACCTGATCCAGCCGATCGACACGTCGCGTGTTCCCAATCTGGACAAGATCATGCCGCTCTTCCGCAATGATCCCAATGTGAATCCCGGCGGCACGCTCCATTCAGTGCCCTTCACCTGGGGCTCGGGGCCAATGATGTATGATCCGGCCGTCTATCCGACACCGCCCGAAGCCTGGATCGACCTGCTCAAGCCCGAATATACGGGGAAAGTCGGAATGATGGACGACCCGCTCGGCAATATGATGCTGGGAGCCCGGATCGCCACGGATGCCAAGCTTCCGACTCTTCTGACACCTGAACAGCTCGACAAGGTCATCGAACTCCTGATTGCCATGAAGAAGCAGTCGCGCGCGGTGACAGTCAGCTGGGGCGATCTCGCCGATGCGCTGGCGCGTGGCGATGTCTCCGTGACCTACAATGGTTGGGAGACGGTGCAGAAATTCGCTGCCGACAAGGGCAAGAAGATCGCCTACACCTATCCTAAGGAAGGCACCTACGCCTGGCTCGATAATTATTGCATCGCCAAGGATGCGCCCAATGTCGATGCGGCCTATGAACTGGCCAATCGCTGCATCGACGTGGCGCCGCAGGTGCGCCTCGCCGAGAATGCCATTCAAGCCATCGTCAATATCGAGGCCATCAAACAGCTGACCCCGGCGATCAAGGCTCTCTATCCTTATGATTCGATCGAGGACTTCGGCAAGAAGGCAGGCTTCTTCGCCTTCCCCCGACCGAGCCTGACGGCACTCATACGACTTTCAGCGACTGGCTGA
- a CDS encoding SMP-30/gluconolactonase/LRE family protein, which yields MVWCGIRNRACSIADSALQIIYAYDFDLERGTVANRREFSAIKDLGYPDGAAVDSEGYLWSARWEGHCVARLAPDGTVDQVVPIPAVQVTSCAFGGADLKTLYVTSAHQGLRPELAARYPQQGSLFAFEAPVTGLSRPRFAG from the coding sequence ATGGTGTGGTGTGGAATCCGCAATCGAGCGTGCTCTATCGCCGACTCGGCGCTCCAGATCATCTATGCCTATGATTTCGACCTCGAGCGGGGAACGGTCGCAAACCGCCGCGAGTTTAGCGCCATAAAGGATCTGGGCTATCCAGATGGTGCTGCGGTCGACAGCGAAGGCTATCTGTGGAGCGCGCGGTGGGAGGGGCATTGCGTGGCAAGGCTTGCGCCTGACGGAACGGTCGATCAGGTGGTTCCCATTCCGGCGGTGCAGGTGACATCCTGCGCCTTCGGCGGCGCCGATCTCAAGACGCTTTATGTGACGAGCGCACATCAAGGCCTGCGCCCGGAATTGGCCGCGCGCTATCCGCAGCAAGGAAGTCTTTTTGCCTTCGAGGCGCCAGTGACTGGTCTGTCCCGACCGCGCTTTGCCGGCTGA
- a CDS encoding 2-keto-4-pentenoate hydratase — translation MVEPDQAKEASDLLIRHWQEGTTLEALPLPLRPETRAEGYLIQSHLEGLSSKPLFGWKIAATSLAGQRHIAVDGPLAGRLLAERVFPNGATLTLGPNRMRVAEAEFAFRMSRDLPPRGEAYAQEEVLGAVAALHVAIEVPDSRYTDFTRVGAPQLIADNACGHQFVLGPEAPHIWRDIDLATHRVVGRVGTRIEREGIGANVLGDPRIALTWLANELSQHGLTLARNQIVTTGTCLVPLEIAPGDDVFADFGTLGQVALQFAGGG, via the coding sequence ATCGTGGAACCGGATCAAGCGAAGGAAGCGTCGGACCTTCTGATCCGGCATTGGCAGGAGGGCACGACGCTCGAGGCTTTGCCTCTACCTTTGCGGCCCGAGACTCGCGCCGAGGGCTATCTGATCCAGTCGCATCTCGAAGGCCTGAGCAGCAAGCCGCTCTTCGGCTGGAAGATCGCCGCGACGAGCCTCGCCGGCCAGCGCCATATCGCAGTCGATGGCCCGCTCGCCGGGCGGCTTCTGGCAGAGAGGGTCTTTCCCAACGGTGCCACCCTGACGCTCGGCCCGAACCGCATGCGTGTCGCCGAAGCCGAGTTTGCCTTCCGGATGTCGCGTGATCTGCCGCCGCGTGGCGAAGCTTATGCCCAGGAGGAGGTGCTCGGCGCCGTGGCGGCGCTGCATGTCGCTATCGAAGTGCCGGATTCACGCTATACGGACTTCACGCGCGTAGGCGCACCGCAACTGATCGCCGACAATGCCTGCGGCCACCAATTCGTGCTGGGGCCCGAGGCTCCACATATCTGGCGCGACATCGACCTCGCGACACACCGGGTCGTCGGCCGCGTCGGCACACGAATTGAACGCGAGGGCATCGGCGCAAATGTTCTGGGCGATCCCCGCATCGCGCTCACCTGGCTGGCAAACGAGCTGTCGCAGCACGGCCTGACGCTGGCCAGAAACCAGATCGTCACGACCGGAACCTGTCTCGTGCCCCTGGAAATCGCTCCCGGCGATGATGTTTTCGCGGACTTCGGCACACTCGGTCAAGTTGCTTTGCAATTTGCCGGGGGAGGATAG
- a CDS encoding ABC transporter permease yields MSEQSSILWRLLAFLLIAFLLSPIILLMIFSFTSRGLTNFPIESLSLRWWEAMVTYDQFWSAFRNSMIVGLSVGVISATIGTMAAIGLVSFPPRRASLAMGVLTLPVMLPPLVLAVALLSFFVSLGLKLGLITVIISHVLFTQPFVILIVHARLANFDYRIVESARDLGASPLGAFLTVTLPIIRPIVIGAALIAMALSIDDFVITFFTIGSGNTLPTLVWGMIRTGLTPTVNAIGTLILLLTLGSSLIALRLTRYRG; encoded by the coding sequence ATGAGCGAACAGTCTTCCATTCTCTGGCGCCTGCTCGCCTTCCTGCTCATCGCCTTTCTGTTGTCGCCGATCATTCTCCTGATGATCTTTTCCTTCACCTCCCGCGGTCTCACCAATTTCCCCATCGAAAGCCTGTCCTTGCGCTGGTGGGAGGCGATGGTGACCTATGACCAGTTCTGGTCAGCCTTCCGCAACAGCATGATCGTCGGGCTGAGTGTCGGGGTGATCTCGGCGACCATCGGTACCATGGCTGCGATCGGGCTTGTGTCCTTTCCGCCGCGGCGGGCCTCCCTCGCAATGGGGGTCCTGACCTTGCCGGTTATGCTGCCGCCTCTGGTACTGGCCGTGGCGCTGCTGTCATTCTTCGTCAGCCTCGGGCTGAAACTCGGCCTCATCACCGTCATCATCAGCCATGTGCTCTTCACCCAGCCCTTCGTCATCCTGATCGTCCATGCGCGGCTCGCCAATTTCGACTACCGGATCGTGGAGAGCGCCCGCGATCTGGGAGCGAGCCCCCTTGGGGCTTTTCTCACCGTGACATTGCCGATCATCCGGCCCATTGTCATTGGCGCGGCGCTTATCGCCATGGCGCTGTCGATCGACGATTTCGTCATCACTTTCTTCACAATCGGAAGCGGCAACACGTTGCCAACGTTGGTTTGGGGAATGATCCGCACCGGCCTGACACCGACGGTCAATGCCATCGGCACTCTCATTCTTCTCCTCACTCTCGGGTCGAGTCTGATTGCCTTGCGGCTGACCCGCTATCGCGGCTGA
- a CDS encoding Gfo/Idh/MocA family protein, with translation MPYRIAVVGIGKIARDQHLPCIGKNRNFALVAGVSRSARIEGVPTFENLSALKASKLKVDCVALCTPPAVRLAMAREATDCGWHLLIEKPPTPTVGELLALEAYARRKKRVLYATWHSRYNKSVDMAKTRLKGRHVDFLRVTWKEDVHKWHPGQAWIWQPGGFGVFDPGINALSIVTKILPEPIFAESATIEVPANAATPIGADIRFKRGDGAPANLSAVFDWRQKASEIWEIEVGTRDGLRLHLKNGGSILEVNGKTAHKAVLHEYEDIYARFARLLKARKSEVDPSPLQLVSDCFMLGKPVVVEPVS, from the coding sequence ATGCCTTACAGGATCGCTGTCGTCGGTATTGGGAAAATTGCCCGCGATCAACACCTGCCTTGCATAGGCAAGAACCGGAATTTTGCCTTGGTGGCCGGGGTCAGCCGTTCTGCCAGGATTGAGGGCGTGCCGACCTTTGAGAACCTTTCGGCCCTCAAAGCGAGCAAGCTCAAGGTGGATTGCGTGGCGCTTTGCACACCGCCGGCGGTGCGCCTGGCGATGGCGCGTGAAGCGACGGACTGTGGCTGGCATCTCCTGATCGAAAAGCCCCCGACACCTACAGTTGGCGAGCTCCTTGCCCTCGAGGCCTATGCCAGAAGGAAGAAGCGCGTGCTCTATGCCACATGGCATTCGCGTTACAACAAGTCGGTGGACATGGCGAAAACCAGGCTCAAGGGCAGGCATGTCGATTTTCTGCGCGTGACGTGGAAAGAGGACGTGCACAAGTGGCATCCCGGTCAAGCCTGGATCTGGCAGCCGGGCGGCTTTGGCGTGTTCGACCCCGGCATCAACGCACTGTCCATCGTAACGAAGATTCTGCCGGAGCCCATTTTCGCCGAGAGCGCCACAATAGAAGTTCCCGCCAATGCCGCTACCCCGATTGGCGCCGACATCCGCTTCAAGCGGGGCGATGGTGCACCCGCAAACCTCTCGGCGGTGTTTGACTGGCGGCAGAAGGCCAGCGAGATCTGGGAAATCGAAGTTGGCACCAGGGACGGCCTGAGACTTCATCTGAAAAATGGCGGCTCAATACTCGAGGTCAACGGCAAAACTGCACACAAAGCTGTGCTGCATGAATATGAGGACATTTACGCCAGGTTCGCACGCCTGCTGAAAGCAAGGAAGAGTGAGGTTGACCCTTCCCCTCTGCAGCTGGTGTCCGATTGCTTCATGCTCGGCAAGCCGGTGGTGGTTGAGCCTGTCAGCTGA